The Candidatus Cloacimonadaceae bacterium genome includes the window AACAACAAATCGTTTACTTTATTGATGGATTTGTGTTTAGCATATCGACAGCACAGAGGTAAAACAAGCCAGTTAATTCTTTGTTTTAAATTTATGACAGGAAAATCATCTTGAGTAAAAAGATCTTCCTCAATCATGTCTAGGCTCTTACTATTAATATAATCAAGTAGTTCTTGCCATACATCTCCTGTATTTGCGGCTAAGACGCTGGCTAAAAGTCCACTTGTTGGGACGACGCAGGATACCTTCCCAACTAGTTCAACTTCGAATTTCTTCGCTCTTTCTTTAGCCTTTTCCCAAGCGCGTCCATCAAAATGCTCCCATTTCTGGAGAGTTGCAATGCTGTTATAAGCTGATGCTCCAGGCAATCTAGTCTTAGAGCCAAATAGATTTAATATCTCTTTATCGTCTGTTCTCATGCTAGGATTAATAACGTACACTATTGCATCGGCACTACCACCATGCATTAGAGTTTGTTCTTCTAACAGAAAACCTAGGGTCGCGTCTTCATGCTCTTGTATTGTGCTTCTTGTTCCAGGGGTATCCACAATACTTGTGATTTTCAGCAACTCTGAGTTTGAGTAAAAATCTATCCATTTAGTTCGTGTAATATTCTCTTGAGAGCCAATCCATTTCGATATTTCGTGAAGAGGGTGATCGCTAATGCTGCCGTCTTGCCAGTAAACACGGAATATCTTAATATCTGCATTTTTTGAGTATCGAAACCAATTAATGGTTGCAGTAGTTTCATTAATACCCACCGGTGCTAGATCTGATCCAATTATTGAGTTTAAAAGAGTCGATTTACCTGAACGCATTTGACCAATGAAAGCTATAGTAAAGGGGGACTTAAGAGTTTCCAGCAAGTGTAGGGATTCAATTCTTGAAGCATATTCTGCGGTAACAGGATGTCTAATCAACTCCCTGGGAAAGCTGAAGGAAAATTCTTGTATCAAGTCTTCAATTTTTTCGTAAGAAAAAAGTATGTCTGTATTCACTGCTTGATCTCTTGAATACTGATATTTAAATCATCTATGACTTTCTTTACACTTTTTATCATCTCTTGTAGAGTTGATGTGTTTTCTTTTCGCTGCTCCTGTGTCTGTTGCCTAGCAGCTTGTATTTCGGACAGTTTGTTTTTGAATTCGTTATCTCTCTGTTTTATTGCCAATCCAAGCATGTCACGTATTCGTTTGTCATATTGGATAAAGGTGTTTTCGAAGCATCTGATAGATTCGGATTGCATGCGTCTAGCGGTATCGCAAAGGATAGACTCTAGCGTCCTTAGATATTCCTCTCTCTTTCGCTTTTGTGCGTCTAAGGTTGCAGCAGCACCCCCCAATGCTCCCCCAATGATAGTAACGATCAGACTTGGGGGGAAGATAATTCCAGCAACAATGCTGGCTAACATCCCTCCTGCCATACCACCATACAATGCTGTTCTAGCTTTTTCAAAAGTACTTGTTGGTATTCCCAAAGTGTCTTTTGGTCTCACATCTATGGGATTGAATCTTATTTGATCTGCGACAAATTCACTGTTTAACAACTTCTGGGATAGATCAGAGCATAGTTCGTACTCTTGTTTATTATGGTACTCTAATACACTATTTATCATTTCGTGGCACTTGTCTATAAAAACAGATATGATTTCTTGTGCAGCTGTGTTAAGACCGTCTGAATCCACATCCATTTCTCGGATTTCCTTAACAAAGCTGGATACTAATGTGCCATTGGGCGATGGATCAAGATCTCTAAACAGGCTATCTCGAGTAGTCCGTTTTAGCGTATCAAGGTTATCCTGAAACTCCTTAACTAAGCTTGGGTACTCAGTATTTCTCCAGTTTTCATACTTTGATCTCTCCTCAAGGATTTGCTTTTCTATAGTATCTAGTTGCTCCTTATTCTCCGCAGAAGTGATTATCATTTTCTCGGTCAAGAGCCTATGGATTTCAATTGCATGAGAAATTGTACTAATCAGTAAGTTCTGGTACAGCTTGTCACTTTTTTGTGGGATCAAATGATTATAAAGAAAATACAATATCTTCGAAAACCCACTTCGGTCAAGTTCTTTTCCCGATTTGATCCTGTCTGCTTTATGCTTTAACTTCGAACTTACAGGGAAGTATATCAGTTTCTCTTTAGGTACATTTAACTCTTTAGCTAATATATCTTTGTTTCTGGTCATCCAAGCTTCCCACTGTGTTTGAGGAACAATGTCAGTTTTTGTCTGAACAAAGAATATGTATGGTGAAAGAGTTTTCAATTTCTGCAGATATTCAATCTCAGCCCGGCTAAGAAGTGTTTCTACGGAATCACAAACGAAAAATATCGCATCTGCATTGGGGATGTATTTCCAGGTAATCTCCTTATGTTGCTTAATTATTCCACCAAGTCCAGGTGTATCGATTATCACTATTCCCTTTTTAAGTAATGGATTGGGGCTTTGAATCGCTATAAACTCAACACCTTTTTTGTTTTGAGGGTTTCCATCTTCTGTACCGTATTCAGCAATTTCTGCCTCCTTAATAATTCTATTCTGAATCTTGTTTTCAATGTCTTTGAAGTATACCCGTATTTTATGCTCTTTCCCATACACTAATTTGTAGACTGTTGAAGTAGCAATATCGTCTTGGACTGGAACTAAACTGGGTTGGCCTAGCAAAGCATTTATGAAGCTGCTTTTCCCCTTTTTGATCTCTCCAATAACAACAATCCGAAATATCCCTTTTTGGTAATTCGAATTTAACTTATGCAGTGTCTCAACTGCTTCGGATCTTCCAACAATCGATCCTAACTCAGCTAATCGTTTAATAACTGTGTCAATTTGAGTGTTTTCTGGATTCAATAGCATTTATTTTCTCCTCACAAATACATAAGTAACTGATCTACATCTGTATCACTTAAACTGTCGATGTATGATGCAAAATCTATTTCTTGAGTGTGCATATTTAAATCAGGACTTGTAACTGAAACATCATGACTACCTGAATGATCATCCAAAAATGATGTCAATTGACTGCCCCAGCCTGTTGAGCCACCATTAGGAGAAATGTCAGTTGCTACGTAATTAAATCCAGAGTCTTGCCATGCATCCATGAAGTCATTCAAAGCATATTGTTTTCCTGCTCCATTAGGATCACCAGAGTCATTGATTATTACTTGTGGATTATTGGGATCAGTAAAATCGACACCAGTAACCCAGATCGCATGATCCGCAGATTGGTGAAAGAAGTCCTCCAATGGTTCCCCATGCCATAATTCGCCAGAATCAACCCCAACAATAACTTTTCTTCCCTCAGATAACTCAGACATCAAATCCTGAATCGAGGCTCCATCATTTGTATGGCAAGGAACCCCATGTAATTCCAGAAGATTGCCCACATCATCAGGGTTCATCCCGTTCTCTGTTAGCCATCCATTAGCAGTAGCTTCATACACTAATTGTGATTCAGATACTTCCTCGCCTGTAAATTGCTCAATGATTCCTCTTTGTGCTTGGACAGCACAGGTAAAATCTGTTTCTTGTTGTTGCCAGTGATTTTGATCTGCATTTGGTGTCCCCACAATAGCTGGATTATCATCCCAAGGCATTTGGACATTGTCATAATCAAAACCTAAAGCATCGTATGAATCTTCTAAGCCCATTCCTTGACTATTGCCTAATGAATTGATTCTTACTCCTCCAGTAATAGTTGGAGTCATCTCACCTACAAGTTGATAATCTTCATAAATCCAAGCACCATCATTAACATGGTTTGGTTCGATTGACAAAGAGTTTCCTAGAGCATCGTCTTGTTGACCATCATAGTCAACAATGTCATCAAATTCATCCATTGTTTTCTCCTTGAACTGATCTTTCTTACGTATTTTAGGAAGTATTTTTAGTCCTACCACCAATTCCACGTTATCTGAGAATGCGATAATTTGTCAATCACAATTTCTGTTGCATCCTTATGCATCCGTATTTGTGTTTATCCGGGGTAGTGGTTTCTTTGCACTGGATAGAGTATCCATAGACATCGCAAGGAGACACAATGGAAGCTAACTTACTGGAACGTATGAAAGAACAACTGCTGAGGCATGAGGGTTTGCGGCTGAAACCATATCGCTGTATAGCAGGTAAATTGACCATCGGAGTCGGTCGTAATCTGGATGATTGTGGTATCTCTCAGAAGGAAGCTTATGTCCTCTTAGAAGGCGATATTTTGCAGTGTGAGAGGCAAATTCTGTCTGAGATTCCAAAAATCTATCTTCAGATTGATGAGGTACGTAAATCGGTACTGCTGAATATGTGCTTTAACATGGGCATAAAAGGACTACTTAGCTTCAAAAACACCCTTGCGTTCATAGAAGCAGGCGACTGGGAACGGGCTGCAAATAACATGCTTGTATCCAAGTGGGCAAAGCAAGTTGGTCGCAGGGCGATTGAATTATCCGAACTGATGAGGAAAGGTAAGTGATACCTATCCCGGTCGAGATTGATCCCATGCTGGCTATTCTCAATCTCCCCAAGGAGATGGGTGATAACGGCATCTTCAAAGAACATCGGACTCTGGTTCTGGAGACGGTTCGTTCTGTTG containing:
- a CDS encoding dynamin family protein, with amino-acid sequence MNTDILFSYEKIEDLIQEFSFSFPRELIRHPVTAEYASRIESLHLLETLKSPFTIAFIGQMRSGKSTLLNSIIGSDLAPVGINETTATINWFRYSKNADIKIFRVYWQDGSISDHPLHEISKWIGSQENITRTKWIDFYSNSELLKITSIVDTPGTRSTIQEHEDATLGFLLEEQTLMHGGSADAIVYVINPSMRTDDKEILNLFGSKTRLPGASAYNSIATLQKWEHFDGRAWEKAKERAKKFEVELVGKVSCVVPTSGLLASVLAANTGDVWQELLDYINSKSLDMIEEDLFTQDDFPVINLKQRINWLVLPLCCRYAKHKSINKVNDLLFELLELSGVSLLTDLLTKHFISKAKIIKLGTAVNKAAEVGAEVKIKIDQELNRQKALTRDASIALTTISSDIRLSKVKQYVDETRQIIDTNTLVLESMLRKVDDTLYFSKLCFDFFESDIICLKLMESENEEFDINDKRQLQHLFGISGSSIERRLNCDLNSSNEQLGKTAYQLHKEYHIKKHMYGNKIYGHAINVCSKIIQNLESI
- a CDS encoding dynamin family protein, translating into MLLNPENTQIDTVIKRLAELGSIVGRSEAVETLHKLNSNYQKGIFRIVVIGEIKKGKSSFINALLGQPSLVPVQDDIATSTVYKLVYGKEHKIRVYFKDIENKIQNRIIKEAEIAEYGTEDGNPQNKKGVEFIAIQSPNPLLKKGIVIIDTPGLGGIIKQHKEITWKYIPNADAIFFVCDSVETLLSRAEIEYLQKLKTLSPYIFFVQTKTDIVPQTQWEAWMTRNKDILAKELNVPKEKLIYFPVSSKLKHKADRIKSGKELDRSGFSKILYFLYNHLIPQKSDKLYQNLLISTISHAIEIHRLLTEKMIITSAENKEQLDTIEKQILEERSKYENWRNTEYPSLVKEFQDNLDTLKRTTRDSLFRDLDPSPNGTLVSSFVKEIREMDVDSDGLNTAAQEIISVFIDKCHEMINSVLEYHNKQEYELCSDLSQKLLNSEFVADQIRFNPIDVRPKDTLGIPTSTFEKARTALYGGMAGGMLASIVAGIIFPPSLIVTIIGGALGGAAATLDAQKRKREEYLRTLESILCDTARRMQSESIRCFENTFIQYDKRIRDMLGLAIKQRDNEFKNKLSEIQAARQQTQEQRKENTSTLQEMIKSVKKVIDDLNISIQEIKQ
- a CDS encoding glycoside hydrolase family protein, giving the protein MEANLLERMKEQLLRHEGLRLKPYRCIAGKLTIGVGRNLDDCGISQKEAYVLLEGDILQCERQILSEIPKIYLQIDEVRKSVLLNMCFNMGIKGLLSFKNTLAFIEAGDWERAANNMLVSKWAKQVGRRAIELSELMRKGK